A single genomic interval of Nonomuraea rubra harbors:
- a CDS encoding pyridoxal phosphate-dependent aminotransferase, whose product MSTRSRISARISAISESATLAVDAKAKAMKAAGRPVIGFGAGEPDFPTPGYIVEAAIEAARDPRFHKYTPAGGLPELKKAIAAKTLRDSGYAVEASQVLVTNGGKQAVYEAFATLLDPGDEVLVVAPYWTTYPEAIKLAGGVQVDVVTDESTGYLAGVDQLEAARTERTKVLLFVSPSNPTGAVYSREETVAIGRWAAEHGLWVVTDEIYEHLVYGGAEFTSIATAVPELGDRVVILNGVAKTYAMTGWRVGWLIGPSDVVKAATNLQSHATSNVSNVAQMAALAAVSGDLSAVAEMRAAFDRRRQAMVRMLNDIPGVFCPEPKGAFYAYPSVKELIGKELRGRRPQTSSELAELILEEAEVAVVPGEAFGTPGYFRLSYALGDDDLAEGVSRMGKLLAEAH is encoded by the coding sequence ATGTCCACCCGATCCCGCATCTCCGCGAGAATTTCCGCGATTTCCGAGTCCGCCACCCTCGCCGTGGACGCCAAGGCCAAGGCGATGAAGGCGGCAGGGCGCCCCGTCATCGGCTTCGGCGCGGGCGAGCCAGACTTCCCGACACCCGGGTACATCGTCGAGGCGGCGATCGAGGCGGCCCGCGACCCGCGCTTCCACAAGTACACCCCCGCCGGCGGCCTGCCCGAGCTGAAGAAGGCCATCGCCGCCAAGACCCTGCGCGACTCCGGCTACGCCGTCGAGGCCTCGCAGGTGCTGGTCACCAACGGCGGCAAGCAGGCGGTGTACGAGGCGTTCGCGACGCTGCTCGACCCGGGTGACGAGGTGCTGGTCGTCGCCCCGTACTGGACGACCTACCCCGAGGCGATCAAGCTGGCGGGCGGCGTTCAGGTGGACGTCGTGACCGACGAGTCCACCGGCTACCTCGCCGGCGTGGACCAGCTCGAGGCCGCGCGCACCGAGCGTACGAAGGTGCTGCTGTTCGTCTCGCCGTCCAACCCGACGGGCGCCGTCTACTCGCGCGAGGAGACGGTGGCGATCGGCCGCTGGGCGGCCGAGCACGGCCTGTGGGTCGTCACCGACGAGATCTACGAGCACCTCGTGTACGGCGGCGCCGAGTTCACCAGCATCGCCACGGCCGTCCCCGAGCTGGGCGACCGGGTGGTGATCCTCAACGGCGTGGCCAAGACGTACGCGATGACGGGCTGGCGCGTGGGCTGGCTGATCGGCCCGTCCGACGTGGTCAAGGCCGCGACGAACCTGCAGTCGCACGCCACCTCCAACGTCTCCAACGTCGCCCAGATGGCGGCGCTGGCCGCGGTGTCGGGCGACCTGTCGGCGGTGGCGGAGATGCGGGCGGCGTTCGACCGGCGCCGGCAGGCGATGGTCCGGATGCTCAACGACATCCCCGGCGTCTTCTGCCCTGAGCCGAAGGGGGCGTTCTACGCGTACCCGTCGGTCAAGGAGCTGATCGGCAAGGAGCTGCGGGGCAGGCGGCCGCAGACGTCCAGCGAGCTGGCGGAGCTGATCCTGGAGGAGGCCGAGGTCGCCGTGGTGCCGGGTGAGGCCTTCGGGACCCCGGGTTACTTCAGGCTGTCCTACGCGCTGGGTGACGACGACCTGGCCGAGGGCGTCAGCCGGATGGGCAAGCTGCTCGCCGAAGCACACTAG
- a CDS encoding SigE family RNA polymerase sigma factor: protein MTDDDEAAFDEFLAARSTSLLRTAMLVCGATRHDAEDLVQHALEKVYRNWPRIRRDNPEAYARKVIVNAAISRSRRRGVIREITFARLPETAADSPDLDLRDTLIAELRRLPPRMRAVLVLRYWEDQSEQATAALLGCSVGSVKSQAARGLARIRENLDVSEEVTR, encoded by the coding sequence ATGACAGACGACGACGAAGCGGCCTTCGACGAGTTCCTCGCCGCGCGCAGCACCTCGCTCCTGCGTACCGCGATGCTGGTCTGCGGGGCGACCAGGCACGACGCCGAGGACCTGGTCCAGCACGCGCTGGAGAAGGTCTACCGGAACTGGCCCCGCATCAGGCGCGACAACCCCGAGGCGTACGCGCGCAAGGTCATCGTGAACGCGGCCATCAGCAGGTCGCGGCGGCGCGGGGTGATCAGGGAGATCACATTCGCCAGGCTGCCGGAGACCGCCGCGGACAGCCCGGACCTGGACCTGCGCGACACGCTCATCGCCGAGCTGCGCAGGCTGCCGCCCAGGATGAGGGCCGTGCTCGTGCTGCGCTACTGGGAGGACCAGTCGGAGCAGGCCACGGCGGCCCTGCTCGGCTGCTCGGTCGGCAGCGTCAAGAGCCAGGCGGCGCGAGGGCTGGCCAGGATCCGCGAAAACCTGGATGTCTCAGAGGAAGTGACGAGATGA
- a CDS encoding adenosine deaminase, producing the protein MLRPLHALPKAHLHLHFTGSMRHSTLIELAREQGLTLPDALEQDWPPKLRATDERGWFRFQRLYDIARSVLTRPDHVYRLMRETAEDEVAAGSRWLEIQVDPSGYAQRFGGLTATLELMLDAVEQAARHAGVGIAVIVAANRTRHPLDANTLARLATQYAGKGVVGFGLSNDERRGAARDFERAFRIAKRGGLLAVPHGGELLGPRSVAQCVDDLGADRVGHGVRAAEDDWLMQRLADRQICCEVCPTSNVGLGVAESAADVPVRRLFDAGVPIALGSDDPLLFGTRLLRQYELARDVYGFSDAEVAELARQSVRSSTAPESVRKELLKGVDDWLTRSLD; encoded by the coding sequence ATGCTCCGGCCCCTGCACGCGCTTCCCAAGGCCCATCTTCACCTGCACTTCACCGGCTCGATGCGGCACTCGACGCTGATCGAGCTGGCCAGGGAGCAGGGGCTCACCCTTCCGGACGCGCTGGAGCAGGACTGGCCGCCCAAGCTGCGGGCGACGGACGAGCGGGGCTGGTTCAGGTTCCAGCGGCTGTACGACATCGCCAGGTCCGTGCTGACCCGTCCGGACCACGTCTACCGGCTCATGCGGGAGACCGCCGAGGACGAGGTGGCGGCCGGATCCCGGTGGCTGGAGATCCAGGTGGACCCCTCGGGCTACGCGCAGCGCTTCGGCGGCCTGACGGCCACGCTGGAGCTGATGCTGGACGCGGTGGAGCAGGCCGCGCGGCACGCGGGCGTCGGGATCGCGGTGATCGTCGCGGCCAACCGCACCCGCCACCCCCTCGACGCGAACACCCTGGCCCGCCTGGCCACCCAGTACGCCGGCAAGGGAGTGGTCGGCTTCGGCCTGTCCAACGACGAGCGGCGCGGCGCGGCCAGGGACTTCGAGCGGGCGTTCAGGATCGCCAAGCGGGGCGGGCTGCTGGCGGTGCCGCACGGGGGCGAGCTGCTGGGGCCGCGCAGCGTGGCGCAGTGCGTGGACGACCTGGGCGCCGACCGGGTCGGGCACGGGGTGCGGGCGGCCGAGGACGACTGGCTGATGCAGCGGCTGGCCGACCGGCAGATCTGCTGCGAGGTCTGCCCCACCTCGAACGTGGGCCTGGGGGTGGCCGAGTCGGCCGCGGACGTGCCCGTGCGGCGGCTGTTCGACGCGGGGGTGCCGATCGCGCTCGGGTCCGACGATCCGCTGCTGTTCGGTACGCGGCTGTTGCGGCAGTACGAGCTGGCCAGGGACGTGTACGGGTTCAGCGACGCGGAGGTGGCGGAGCTGGCGCGGCAGTCCGTACGGTCGTCCACCGCGCCCGAGTCGGTGCGCAAGGAGCTGCTTAAGGGCGTGGACGACTGGCTCACGCGCTCACTTGATTGA
- a CDS encoding RNA polymerase sigma factor translates to MDDDEAIARSLEGDLAAYEVLVARYSALAHRTAYLLGAGDEAEDVVQEALVKAFRHLSGFRKDAPFRPWLLRIVANETHNLTRARGRRSSLELRLVGTADTRVPDDPEGAAVATDRRSRLLAAVRGLPERERQAVVCRYFLQLSEAETAQVLDWPVGTVKSSTHRGLARLREEVGDELA, encoded by the coding sequence ATGGACGATGACGAGGCGATCGCCCGCTCGCTCGAAGGTGACCTGGCGGCCTACGAGGTGCTGGTCGCCCGCTACAGCGCGCTCGCCCATCGCACCGCCTACCTGCTCGGCGCCGGTGACGAGGCGGAGGACGTGGTGCAGGAGGCTCTCGTCAAGGCGTTCCGGCACCTGTCCGGCTTCCGCAAGGACGCGCCCTTCCGGCCGTGGCTGCTGCGGATCGTCGCCAACGAGACCCACAACCTGACCCGGGCGCGCGGGCGGCGCTCCTCGCTAGAACTGCGGCTCGTGGGCACCGCCGACACGCGGGTGCCCGACGACCCGGAGGGCGCCGCCGTCGCCACCGACCGCCGCTCCCGCCTGCTGGCCGCCGTACGGGGGCTGCCGGAGCGGGAACGTCAGGCCGTCGTGTGCCGGTACTTCTTACAACTGAGCGAGGCGGAGACCGCTCAGGTGCTCGACTGGCCCGTCGGCACCGTCAAGTCCAGCACTCATCGGGGGCTGGCCCGGCTGAGGGAGGAGGTGGGGGATGAACTCGCATGA
- a CDS encoding class I SAM-dependent methyltransferase, which yields MSSGYDRVVQPAAGDEALENHLGGDEAKNYRQYEFDMVAPHVGRSMLEIGSGLGHFAEQFLPRLDRLVVSDFDPYCVEQLEKRFVDRDDISVLQFGLPTDIPLEDKVDTVVMMNVLEHIEDDAEALRSLARVTLPGGRIIIWVPGYMQLYGDFDRKVGHVQRYTPKTLGTTVAKAGLDVEVLKPINFLGGIAWWAAVRRGGVGYPDPRLVKIYDRTVVPLTRLIERFVTPPFGQTVFCVARVPQKR from the coding sequence ATGTCTTCTGGGTATGACCGTGTAGTGCAACCGGCGGCCGGTGACGAGGCCCTGGAGAACCACCTGGGTGGGGACGAGGCCAAGAACTATCGGCAGTACGAGTTCGACATGGTCGCCCCGCATGTCGGCCGGTCGATGCTGGAGATCGGCTCGGGGCTGGGCCACTTCGCGGAGCAGTTCCTGCCGCGGCTCGACCGGCTCGTGGTGAGCGACTTCGACCCCTACTGCGTCGAGCAGCTGGAGAAGCGCTTCGTGGACCGCGACGACATCAGCGTCCTGCAGTTCGGGCTGCCGACCGACATCCCGCTGGAGGACAAGGTCGACACCGTCGTCATGATGAACGTGCTGGAGCACATCGAGGACGACGCGGAGGCGCTGCGCTCGCTGGCGCGGGTGACGCTGCCGGGCGGGCGGATCATCATCTGGGTGCCCGGTTACATGCAGCTCTACGGGGACTTCGACCGCAAGGTGGGCCACGTCCAGCGGTACACGCCTAAGACGCTGGGCACCACGGTCGCCAAGGCGGGGCTCGACGTCGAGGTGCTCAAGCCGATCAACTTCCTGGGCGGCATCGCCTGGTGGGCGGCCGTGCGCCGGGGTGGCGTGGGCTACCCGGACCCGCGGCTGGTCAAGATCTACGACCGTACGGTGGTGCCGCTGACCAGGCTCATCGAGCGGTTCGTCACGCCGCCGTTCGGCCAGACGGTGTTCTGCGTGGCGCGCGTTCCGCAGAAGCGGTGA
- a CDS encoding carbohydrate ABC transporter permease, translated as MAVKTMPAQAQPHHHHARPGRSAARRAMPRLKTVLIAATAYVVAFLFLFPYVVMLLTSLRSQESLRDVTFWPEEWVWSNLTDFWGSGLAGNLWVTIKVAAGSTLLVLLVALPAAYYSARHNFRGRTAFLILVLITQMFQPTAMVVGIYREFFQFGLVDSIWALILVNGGFNLAFAVWILNAYFSSIPRELEEAAFIDGNGRFGALFRITLPLAMPGVITALIFTFIAAWNEFVVALTLTTTTENQPLPVALNSFIGQYQVDWQNLFAGSVIATIPVIILFALIERKVVGGLTAGSIK; from the coding sequence ATGGCCGTCAAGACCATGCCGGCGCAGGCCCAGCCCCATCACCACCACGCCCGCCCCGGGCGGAGCGCCGCCCGCCGCGCGATGCCCAGGCTCAAGACCGTGCTCATCGCGGCCACCGCCTACGTCGTGGCGTTCCTGTTCCTGTTCCCGTACGTGGTCATGCTGCTGACCTCGCTGCGCTCCCAGGAATCGCTGCGCGACGTAACGTTCTGGCCCGAGGAGTGGGTGTGGTCGAACCTCACCGACTTCTGGGGCAGCGGCCTGGCTGGGAACCTGTGGGTGACGATCAAGGTGGCGGCCGGCTCGACCCTGCTCGTGCTGCTGGTCGCGCTGCCCGCCGCGTACTACTCGGCCCGGCACAACTTCCGCGGCCGCACCGCGTTCCTGATCCTCGTGCTGATCACCCAGATGTTCCAGCCCACCGCCATGGTGGTCGGCATCTACCGCGAGTTCTTCCAGTTCGGGCTGGTCGACTCGATCTGGGCGCTGATCCTCGTCAACGGCGGCTTCAACCTGGCCTTCGCCGTGTGGATCCTGAACGCGTACTTCTCCTCCATCCCGCGCGAGCTGGAGGAGGCCGCCTTCATCGACGGGAACGGGCGCTTCGGCGCACTGTTCAGGATCACGCTGCCGCTGGCCATGCCCGGCGTCATCACCGCGCTGATCTTCACGTTCATCGCCGCGTGGAACGAGTTCGTGGTCGCGCTGACCCTCACCACCACGACCGAGAACCAGCCGCTCCCCGTGGCGCTCAACTCGTTCATCGGGCAGTACCAGGTGGACTGGCAGAACCTGTTCGCCGGCTCGGTGATCGCCACCATCCCGGTGATCATCCTGTTCGCCCTGATCGAGCGGAAGGTGGTCGGCGGTCTGACCGCCGGCTCCATCAAGTAG
- a CDS encoding carbohydrate ABC transporter permease has product MTTLDVKKPRARRGLRALEPLAWIGPAIVLIALVVLWPVVEMIRSSFLEISRLGVVRGSAGFANYEKLFAEKDFADVMLRSVIWVIAVVALTVLISLALAQLFNQRFPLRKLARWALIAPWAASVLMTAIIFKWMLDPEVGVINQIRVRLGLIDAMGGAAADQLGDASTAMPWLVFVAVFVSVPFTTYALLAGLATIPADVYEAARMDGAGRLRTYWSITLPLLRPALTVAALINVMNVFNSFPIIWAMTHGQPGYSTATSTILMYILKGSDIGESAAMSVVNFGMVIVLTVIFLKVSRWNKEVA; this is encoded by the coding sequence GTGACAACGCTGGATGTGAAGAAGCCCCGCGCCAGGCGGGGCCTGCGCGCCCTCGAACCCCTCGCCTGGATCGGGCCCGCCATCGTGCTGATCGCCCTGGTCGTGCTCTGGCCCGTGGTCGAGATGATCAGGTCCTCGTTCCTGGAGATCAGCCGGCTGGGCGTGGTGCGCGGGTCGGCAGGGTTCGCGAACTACGAGAAGCTCTTCGCCGAGAAGGACTTCGCCGACGTCATGCTCCGCAGCGTGATCTGGGTGATCGCGGTCGTCGCGCTCACCGTGCTGATCTCGCTCGCCCTGGCCCAGCTCTTCAACCAGCGCTTCCCGCTGCGCAAGCTGGCCCGCTGGGCGCTCATCGCGCCGTGGGCCGCGTCGGTGCTGATGACGGCCATCATCTTCAAGTGGATGCTCGACCCCGAGGTCGGCGTGATCAACCAGATCCGCGTCCGGCTCGGGCTGATCGACGCGATGGGCGGCGCCGCCGCCGACCAGCTCGGCGACGCCTCCACCGCCATGCCGTGGCTGGTGTTCGTCGCCGTCTTCGTGTCGGTGCCGTTCACCACGTACGCGCTGCTCGCCGGGCTCGCCACGATCCCTGCCGACGTGTACGAGGCCGCCAGGATGGACGGGGCAGGACGCCTGCGGACGTACTGGTCGATCACGCTGCCGCTGCTGCGACCCGCGCTCACCGTGGCCGCCCTGATCAACGTCATGAACGTCTTCAACAGCTTCCCGATCATCTGGGCCATGACCCACGGGCAGCCGGGCTACTCGACCGCCACCTCGACCATCCTCATGTACATCCTCAAGGGCTCCGACATCGGCGAGTCGGCCGCCATGTCCGTCGTCAACTTCGGCATGGTGATCGTCCTCACGGTGATCTTCCTCAAGGTGTCGCGGTGGAACAAGGAGGTGGCCTGA
- a CDS encoding extracellular solute-binding protein has product MNIKLVGGAALGLATMLVLSACGSGGSGGSGGDTQAAGDGQVTLKMVAADYGDGPGKPNSGETFWKGVTEEFTKANPNIKVDVQVINWNDIDKQVATMVQNGQIPDILQTGDYSGFVQDGLLYKVDEVLSPNVSGDMLQKFAEFGKVDGTAYGIPFVSSARALFYNKDLFEQAGIAEPPKTWDELKAAAEKLKAKGVTQPFGLPLGQEEAQAESFLWMLGNGGGYKDASGKWSINSPQNVETFTYMKGLVDAGLTTPNPGTKDRKTVWEDFGAGKVGMVNGGPMSIPIFDAAGLKNYGVAPIPGKAGPLDTTLGVMDWIMAFNKNGHAAEIKKFFDFFYTGTAAQKISDTYKLLPVTNGGIQKLSGDEKLKPFLDALPNASFYPFQDPKWATLNPAIKQTIGGAVKDDPAKVLGELQKTAEAAG; this is encoded by the coding sequence GTGAACATCAAGCTTGTGGGCGGCGCCGCTCTCGGCCTTGCCACGATGCTGGTCCTGTCCGCTTGCGGTTCCGGCGGCTCCGGCGGTTCCGGCGGCGACACCCAGGCGGCCGGCGACGGCCAGGTCACGCTGAAGATGGTCGCGGCCGACTACGGCGACGGCCCCGGCAAGCCGAACTCCGGCGAGACGTTCTGGAAGGGCGTCACCGAGGAGTTCACCAAGGCCAACCCGAACATCAAGGTCGACGTCCAGGTCATCAACTGGAACGACATCGACAAGCAAGTCGCCACCATGGTGCAGAACGGGCAGATCCCGGACATCCTGCAGACCGGCGACTACTCCGGCTTCGTCCAGGACGGCCTGCTCTACAAGGTGGACGAGGTCCTGTCCCCGAACGTCTCCGGCGACATGCTGCAGAAGTTCGCCGAGTTCGGCAAGGTGGACGGCACCGCGTACGGCATCCCGTTCGTCTCCTCCGCCCGCGCCCTGTTCTACAACAAGGACCTGTTCGAGCAGGCCGGCATCGCCGAGCCGCCGAAGACGTGGGACGAGCTCAAGGCCGCGGCCGAGAAGCTGAAGGCCAAGGGCGTGACCCAGCCGTTCGGCCTGCCGCTCGGCCAGGAGGAGGCCCAGGCCGAGTCGTTCCTGTGGATGCTCGGCAACGGCGGCGGCTACAAGGACGCCTCCGGCAAGTGGTCGATCAACTCGCCGCAGAACGTCGAGACGTTCACGTACATGAAGGGCCTGGTCGACGCCGGCCTGACCACCCCCAACCCGGGCACCAAGGACCGCAAGACGGTCTGGGAGGACTTCGGCGCGGGCAAGGTCGGCATGGTCAACGGCGGCCCCATGTCCATCCCGATCTTCGACGCGGCCGGGCTGAAGAACTACGGCGTCGCGCCCATCCCCGGCAAGGCCGGCCCGCTCGACACCACGCTCGGCGTCATGGACTGGATCATGGCGTTCAACAAGAACGGCCACGCCGCCGAGATCAAGAAGTTCTTCGACTTCTTCTACACCGGCACCGCCGCGCAGAAGATCTCCGACACCTACAAGCTGCTGCCCGTCACCAACGGCGGCATCCAGAAGCTGTCCGGCGACGAGAAGCTCAAGCCGTTCCTCGACGCCCTGCCCAACGCCAGCTTCTACCCCTTCCAGGACCCCAAGTGGGCCACCCTGAACCCGGCGATCAAGCAGACCATCGGCGGGGCCGTCAAGGACGACCCGGCCAAGGTCCTCGGTGAGCTGCAGAAGACCGCGGAAGCGGCCGGCTGA
- a CDS encoding acyl-CoA dehydrogenase family protein, translating into MTQHAKYAESRQVGEQAREREWARPSFAKQLFLGDFRMDLVYPAPTPPGEATKKGEEFVRAVRRFLDARVDPALVERTAQVPDDVVKGLAELGAFGITIKEEYGGLGLPYLYYCRALMLVGSYCPALATLLSAHQSIGVPQPLKLFGTEEQKREFLPRCAAGEISAFLLTEPDVGSDPARLATTAVRDGDDYVLDGVKLWTTNGVIADLLVVMARTGKKISAFVVEADTPGITVKRRNTFMGLRGIENGVTEFSQVRVPARNLIGKEGEGLRIALTTLNTGRLSLPATCAGNAKWAVKIAREWGNERVQWGRKVGLHEAVATKVAFIVATAYAVEAVCELTARLADDRRNDIRIEAALAKLFASELSYEVLDELVQMRGGRGYETAESLAARGERGVPAEQMLRDSRINRIFEGSSEIMRLAITREAVDAHLSAAGELINPEASRQERAQALRRASRFYAKWLPTLVAGTGNLPTAYADFGPLAAHLRFVERTSRKLARSTFYGMSRWQGKLEHKQSFLGRIVDIGAELYAMTAVCLKAAEDSKDLGRRPYELADTFCRQSRRRVDTLFDRLWDNSDNHDVRVAGYVLDGRYTFVEEGILDPSIEGPWIGAPEGGENVRRKIL; encoded by the coding sequence ATGACCCAGCACGCCAAGTACGCGGAGTCCAGGCAGGTCGGCGAGCAGGCTCGGGAGAGGGAGTGGGCGCGCCCGAGCTTCGCCAAGCAGCTCTTCCTCGGCGACTTCCGGATGGACCTGGTGTATCCGGCGCCCACGCCGCCCGGCGAGGCGACCAAGAAGGGGGAGGAGTTCGTCAGGGCGGTGCGCCGCTTCCTCGACGCGCGCGTCGATCCGGCGCTCGTCGAGCGGACCGCGCAGGTGCCCGACGACGTGGTGAAGGGGCTGGCGGAGCTCGGCGCGTTCGGGATCACGATCAAGGAGGAGTACGGCGGCCTGGGCCTGCCGTACCTGTACTACTGCCGGGCCCTCATGCTCGTCGGCTCCTACTGCCCGGCGCTGGCCACGCTGCTGTCGGCGCACCAGTCGATCGGGGTGCCGCAGCCGCTCAAGCTGTTCGGCACCGAGGAGCAGAAGCGCGAGTTCCTGCCCAGGTGCGCGGCGGGGGAGATCTCGGCGTTCCTGCTGACCGAGCCGGACGTCGGCTCGGACCCGGCGCGGCTGGCCACCACCGCCGTGCGCGACGGCGACGACTACGTGCTCGACGGCGTCAAGCTGTGGACCACGAACGGCGTCATCGCCGACCTGCTGGTGGTCATGGCCAGGACCGGCAAGAAGATCAGCGCGTTCGTGGTCGAGGCCGACACGCCGGGCATCACGGTCAAGCGGCGCAACACGTTCATGGGCCTGCGCGGCATCGAGAACGGCGTGACCGAGTTCTCCCAGGTCAGGGTGCCCGCCCGGAACCTCATCGGCAAGGAGGGCGAGGGCCTGCGCATCGCGCTCACCACGCTCAACACCGGGCGCCTGTCCCTGCCCGCCACCTGCGCGGGCAACGCCAAGTGGGCCGTCAAGATCGCCCGCGAGTGGGGCAACGAGCGCGTGCAGTGGGGGCGCAAGGTCGGCCTGCACGAGGCCGTGGCCACCAAGGTCGCCTTCATCGTGGCCACCGCGTACGCCGTCGAGGCCGTCTGCGAGCTGACCGCCCGCCTGGCCGACGACAGGCGCAACGACATCAGGATCGAGGCGGCGCTGGCCAAGCTGTTCGCCTCGGAGCTGTCGTACGAGGTGCTGGACGAGCTGGTCCAGATGCGCGGCGGGCGCGGCTACGAGACCGCCGAGTCGCTGGCCGCCAGGGGCGAGCGCGGGGTGCCCGCCGAGCAGATGCTGCGCGACTCGCGCATCAACCGCATCTTCGAGGGCTCCTCCGAGATCATGCGGCTGGCGATCACCCGGGAGGCGGTGGACGCGCACCTGTCGGCCGCCGGCGAGCTGATCAACCCCGAGGCCAGCCGCCAGGAGCGCGCCCAGGCCCTGCGCCGGGCCAGCCGCTTCTACGCCAAGTGGCTGCCCACGCTGGTGGCCGGCACCGGCAACCTGCCCACCGCGTACGCCGACTTCGGCCCGCTGGCCGCCCACCTGCGCTTCGTGGAGCGGACCAGCAGGAAGCTGGCCAGGTCCACCTTCTACGGCATGTCCCGCTGGCAGGGCAAGCTGGAGCACAAGCAGTCGTTCCTGGGCAGGATCGTGGACATCGGGGCCGAGCTGTACGCGATGACCGCCGTCTGCCTCAAGGCCGCGGAGGACTCCAAGGACCTGGGGCGCCGGCCGTACGAGCTGGCCGACACGTTCTGCCGGCAGTCCAGGCGCCGGGTGGACACGCTGTTCGACCGGCTGTGGGACAACAGCGACAACCACGACGTACGGGTGGCCGGCTACGTGCTCGACGGCCGCTACACCTTCGTCGAGGAAGGCATCCTCGACCCGTCGATCGAGGGCCCGTGGATCGGCGCCCCCGAGGGCGGGGAGAACGTCCGCCGCAAGATCCTCTGA
- a CDS encoding APC family permease, with the protein MNGHMGAWHGTALLVGAVLGPGMLVLPHLAAASAGPASVLAWAGMLALSVPVALTFAALGTRYPGGGGVAAVVGLAFGRRAAAVTGWWFYGAVPIGTVAGALVGGQYVEACLGLDATLAACLILAAAFAANAAGLRTSGRLQIGFVALLVALLATAVISAAPHADPANFTPFAPYGLAGVAGAAGVLMFAFVGWEAASHLSGEFAGRNGLLRATAATLVVIGLLYAGVSVTSVGVLGADMSAVPLTGMLELGLGPVARPVTGVVAVLLTFGAVNTYLAGAARLGAALAADGALPRWFARGGAPGQTPYRSLGLVLALSVPVLVWAVDLDLLMRATSACLAAVTSAGVAAAVRMLPAGRHRVTAIVGTGMSLLGLAFCGAYLLVPAVLGAVALAATGLNPRRSYKIGL; encoded by the coding sequence ATGAATGGACATATGGGGGCATGGCACGGCACTGCGCTTCTCGTCGGAGCCGTGCTGGGGCCGGGCATGCTGGTGCTGCCGCACCTGGCCGCCGCCTCGGCCGGGCCGGCGTCGGTGCTGGCCTGGGCGGGGATGCTGGCGCTGAGCGTGCCCGTCGCGCTGACGTTCGCCGCGCTCGGCACGCGTTACCCCGGCGGCGGGGGCGTGGCCGCCGTCGTCGGCCTCGCGTTCGGCCGCCGCGCCGCCGCGGTGACCGGCTGGTGGTTCTACGGCGCCGTCCCGATCGGTACGGTCGCCGGCGCGCTCGTCGGCGGCCAGTACGTCGAGGCGTGCCTGGGCCTGGACGCCACCCTGGCCGCGTGCCTCATCCTGGCCGCCGCGTTCGCCGCCAACGCCGCGGGGCTGCGCACGTCCGGACGGCTGCAGATCGGCTTCGTCGCCCTCCTCGTCGCGCTGCTGGCCACGGCGGTGATCAGCGCCGCCCCGCACGCCGACCCGGCCAACTTCACCCCCTTCGCCCCGTACGGCCTGGCGGGCGTGGCCGGCGCGGCCGGGGTGCTCATGTTCGCCTTCGTGGGCTGGGAGGCGGCCAGCCACCTGTCGGGCGAGTTCGCCGGCAGGAACGGCCTGCTGCGCGCCACCGCCGCGACCCTCGTGGTGATCGGCCTGCTGTACGCGGGCGTCTCCGTCACCTCCGTCGGCGTGCTCGGCGCGGACATGTCCGCCGTGCCGCTCACCGGGATGCTGGAGCTCGGCCTCGGGCCCGTCGCCCGCCCGGTGACCGGGGTGGTGGCGGTGCTGCTGACCTTCGGCGCGGTCAACACCTACCTCGCCGGGGCGGCGAGGCTCGGCGCGGCGCTGGCGGCGGACGGGGCGCTGCCGCGCTGGTTCGCCAGGGGCGGGGCGCCGGGGCAGACGCCGTACCGGAGTCTCGGGCTGGTGCTGGCGCTCAGCGTGCCGGTGCTGGTGTGGGCGGTGGATCTGGACCTGCTGATGCGGGCCACCTCGGCGTGCCTGGCGGCGGTCACGTCGGCGGGGGTGGCGGCGGCGGTACGGATGTTGCCGGCGGGCCGCCACCGGGTCACGGCGATCGTGGGGACCGGGATGTCGCTGCTGGGGCTGGCGTTCTGCGGGGCGTACCTGCTGGTGCCGGCCGTGCTCGGCGCGGTGGCGCTCGCGGCGACCGGCCTCAACCCTCGCCGTTCCTACAAAATCGGGCTATAA